The following are encoded together in the Glycine soja cultivar W05 chromosome 5, ASM419377v2, whole genome shotgun sequence genome:
- the LOC114413039 gene encoding basic blue protein-like, which produces MALGRGSAVVLLLCFLLLHSQMARAATYTVGDSGGWTFNTVAWPKGKLFRAGDTLAFNYSPGTHNVVAVNKAGYDSCKTPRGAKVYKSGTDQIRLAKGQNYFICNYVGHCESGMKIAINAA; this is translated from the exons ATGGCTCTGGGAAGAGGCAGTGCAGTGGTTCTACTACTTTGCTTCTTGCTGCTTCACTCTCAGATGGCTCGTGCTGCCACCTACACAGTTGGAGATTCTGGGGGTTGGACCTTTAACACTGTTGCCTGGCCCAAAGGAAAGCTCTTTCGGGCTGGTGACACACTTG CTTTCAATTATAGCCCTGGGACTCACAATGTGGTGGCCGTGAACAAGGCTGGATATGATAGCTGCAAGACTCCAAGAGGAGCCAAAGTGTATAAGTCAGGGACGGATCAGATCAGACTTGCCAAGGGACAGAACTACTTCATCTGCAATTATGTTGGTCACTGCGAGTCTGGGATGAAAATTGCCATCAACGCTGCCTGA
- the LOC114413036 gene encoding transmembrane emp24 domain-containing protein p24delta3-like, with amino-acid sequence MGNRAMLTLLLFFFSTKLFPSALAIWLSLPTTGTKCVSEEIQHNIVVLADYVVIPGDHTHNPTIAVKVTSPYGNNLHHKENTTHGNIAFTTQEAGNYLACFWVDSHSQGVVEVNVNLDWKIGIAAKDWDSVARKEKIEGVELELRKLEGAVEAIHENLLYLKGREADMRTVSEKTNGRVAWFSIMSLAMCIAVSGLQLWYLKRYFQKKKLI; translated from the exons ATGGGGAACAGAGCTATGTTAACGCtgctactcttcttcttctcgaCCAAATTGTTTCCTTCCGCTCTGGCTATCTGGCTGTCGTTACCCACCACTGGCACCAAGTGCGTCTCTGAAGAAATCCAACACAACATTGTCGTTTTGGCCGATTACGTCGTTATCCCCGGTGATCACACCCACAACCCCACCATCGCCGTCAAG GTGACATCACCATATGGAAACAATCTTCATCACAAGGAGAACACAACACATGGTAATATTGCATTTACGACTCAAGAGGCTGGGAACTACCTTGCATGCTTCTGGGTGGATAGCCATAGTCAAGGAGTTGTTGAGGTTAATGTAAACCTTGATTGGAAAATTGGAATTGCAGCCAAGGATTGGGATTCAGTTGCTAGAAAAGAGAAGATTGAG GGAGTCGAGCTTGAGCTGAGAAAGCTAGAAGGAGCAGTAGAGGCCATCCATGAGAACTTGCTCTATCTTAAGGGAAG GGAAGCTGATATGAggactgtgagtgaaaaaacaAATGGCAGAGTGGCATGGTTTAGCATTATGTCCTTGGCTATGTGCATTGCAGTTTCTGGTTTGCAATTGTGGTATTTGAAGCGGTACTTCCAGAAGAAGAAGCTTATATag
- the LOC114413037 gene encoding F-box protein At1g10780-like: MDSMPDAILQCILSRITNARDVSSCNCVSKRWKDSTPYIRTLYFPRSSFETPSSSSEGADNIIKRMVSRVVKLEELIVYSPFSPDGLASWLSLAGQTLLQLELRMDNLADNRGFHESPSKLDYIGAAKNLESLKLWGVLMVRSPKWDVFPNLKNLEIIGVRLEDPVLSVVLRSCPVLTRLLLLGCEGVRSVSIELPCLEECKLDFYGMGNSSLTLTSPQIESLEVQGCSWIRVPETKHLRNLSISNSAGRVYMVDFGNLSALEYLCMRGIQWCWDAICKMLRLASKVKHLYMKVEFTGDYDALQPFPEIDFVDFFNSHQKLQKFDIHGAMFAALCQKNSLKHVDSGFGIPFLEEVVITVRSPLNAEQKMSTLESLLKYGKNLRRMVIKILEMKSCHSSADDFFDEICRFRYMNHNIVRIE, encoded by the exons ATGGATTCTATGCCTGATGCCATTCTCCAATGCATCTTGTCCCGAATCACCAATGCTCGTGACGTGTCATCTTGCAATTGTGTTTCCAAGAGATGGAAGGACTCCACTCCCTACATCAGAACCCTCTACTTTCCTCGCAGCTCATTTGAaaccccttcttcttcttctgaggGTGCTGACAATATCATCAAAAGAATGGTGTCAAGAGTGGTGAAGTTAGAGGAGCTAATTGTGTATAGCCCCTTTTCCCCTGATGGCCTTGCATCATGGCTCTCACTGGCGGGGCAAACTCTTCTTCAACTCGAGCTCCGAATGGACAACCTTGCTGACAATCGGGGCTTCCATGAAAGCCCTTCCAAATTGGACTATATTGGTGCTGCTAAGAATTTGGAGTCTCTGAAACTGTGGGGTGTGTTGATGGTGCGTTCCCCCAAATGGGATGTGTTTCCTAACCTCAAGAACCTTGAAATTATCGGTGTAAGGTTGGAGGACCCTGTGTTGAGTGTGGTGCTTCGCTCATGCCCGGTTCTCACCAGGTTGTTGCTGCTTGGATGTGAAGGGGTTAGGTCGGTCTCTATTGAGTTGCCATGTTTGGAGGAGTGTAAGCTGGATTTTTATGGGATGGGGAACTCTTCTCTCACTTTGACTTCCCCGCAAATTGAGTCCCTTGAGGTACAAGGCTGTAGCTGGATTAGGGTCCCTGAAACCAAGCATTTGAGGAATCTTTCCATATCCAACAGTGCAG GGAGAGTGTATATGGTTGATTTTGGAAATCTTTCAGCTCTGGAGTATCTGTGTATGAGAGGAATCCAGTGGTGCTGGGATGCCATTTGCAAAATGCTGAGATTGGCAAGTAAGGTGAAACACCTCTATATGAAGGTTGAATTCACTGGGGACTATGATGCACTTCAACCCTTTCCAGAGATTGATTTTGTTGACTTCTTCAACAGCCATCAAAAGCTACAAAAGTTTGATATTCATGGAGCCATGTTTGCAGCTCTATGCCAGAAGAACAGTCTCAAACAT GTGGATTCAGGATTCGGGATTCCGTTTTTGGAGGAGGTTGTGATCACAGTGAGGTCACCTCTTAATGCTGAACAGAAAATGAGTACTCTTGAATCATTGCTGAAGTACGGGAAAAATCTTAGGAGAATGGTTATAAAGATTCTTGAGATGAAGAGCTGCCATAGTAGTGCTGATGATTTTTTTGACGAGATTTGCCGGTTCAGATATATGAACCATAACATAGTTCGAATAGAATAA
- the LOC114413038 gene encoding thaumatin-like protein: MASPHIALLKLTSIFIVIASAPELCGSSKTFTLVNYCKETIWPGITRSDNHSGDGFALKSGQSTVYTAPDGWSGRIWARTGCNFDNNGNGKCQTGGCGTSINCTVPGSPPATSADFTLGEPDFYDVSLVDGFNLPIVVKAINGTGNCSTVGCDGDLRQNCPSELASKDNDKVIACRSACDVFNTDEYCCRGTYGNPATCLASNYSKIFKQVCPAAYSFALDDPTSLITCSKANFVVIFCGSRNQTACSYQDKQVVCNRPNKAYKAIPQSWWVLMLPLTYVFNLRITP; the protein is encoded by the exons ATGGCTAGTCCACACATTGCACTGCTGAAACTCACCTCCATCTTCATTGTCATTGCCTCAG CACCTGAGCTGTGTGGAAGCAGTAAGACTTTCACTCTAGTAAATTACTGCAAGGAGACAATATGGCCCGGAATAACGCGCAGTGACAACCACAGTGGCGATGGCTTCGCATTGAAATCTGGGCAATCAACTGTATATACTGCTCCTGATGGATGGAGTGGGAGGATATGGGCTAGAACAGGCTGCAACTTTGACAACAATGGCAATGGAAAGTGCCAAACTGGTGGCTGTGGCACCAGCATAAACTGTACTGTCCCTGGAAGCCCTCCAGCAACAAGTGCTGACTTCACTCTTGGTGAACCTGATTTCTATGATGTTAGCCTTGTGGATGGTTTCAACTTGCCTATAGTAGTGAAAGCTATTAATGGCACAGGGAACTGCAGCACTGTTGGCTGTGATGGAGATTTGAGGCAGAACTGCCCTTCAGAGCTTGCTTCTAAGGACAACGACAAAGTTATTGCTTGCCGGAGCGCGTGTGACGTCTTCAATACTGATGAGTATTGCTGCAGAGGAACTTATGGAAACCCTGCAACATGTTTGGCTTCAAACTACtccaaaattttcaaacaaGTGTGCCCTGCAGCATATAGTTTTGCACTTGATGACCCAACAAGTCTAATAACTTGTTCAAAAGCAAACTTTGTTGTGATATTCTGTGGATCAAG GAATCAAACAGCATGTTCCTATCAAGACAAGCAGGTTGTATGTAATCGACCAAATAAAGCTTATAAAGCCATACCGCAGAGCTGGTGGGTTCTGATGCTCCCATTGACATACGTGTTCAATTTAAGGATCACACCTTAG